Sequence from the Peromyscus eremicus chromosome 4, PerEre_H2_v1, whole genome shotgun sequence genome:
AACAAGCCCAGGGACACTTGGTCCCTTCAGTGGTATGGTTGCCATAGTGACATCAGTGTAGCTGAAATCAACAGGAGCCCATTCAAAGATCCCTTTGCTCTGTCTCTGACAACACTGGTTAGTAACAGGCCAGTGAGTGTCTGGCTGGGGAGAGACACCTCATCGCTTGGCAAGTCGTCCTGTCATCCTGAGGTGCTGAGCCTGAGTTTATTTCATCCCAGTGTTGACTCAGTTTTTAATCTTATTAGATCAGAACGAGTTTCAGAATCTTGATGGAAAGTCAATTCTTTAATTTGGTTATTTTAATCCTTATCCCCAAGTCTCATCTCTAGTCACCCCAGTGGCTCCCCTAATAAACGATTTCCCAAACCGGAAATCCCTTAGCCCTTTGCTTATTAGTTAGCCTAGTTATCCACGTGAGTCAGCTGTTGCCATCCCTGGTAATGGGAGACACTTCTTGGGAACTTAATCTTGGAGAAGAAGATATGGCTGTAACTTCCTAACAACAGGACTTCAGCCCCAGGCAGATCCCAGGGCAAACCTTTCAGGGCCACTACTGCCCCATTCTGTTAATGTCCCTCCTTGAGCAACCTGTGCTGAGAAGCCAATAAAACGCACTGGTGAGGTGTATGGAGGACAGGAAGCAGTCCTCGGGGCCGAGAGCATCTGTCTTCAACCGCACATGAGCTGAAGCTCAGATTCTAgtcctttctctgctcttgagaagTTACGACATGAAGTCAACTCTGCAGTGGCTCTACTCAGCCAAGCGTATCCACGGAAAACAAAACACTTTGTTCCCGAACACTTAACTAACAAATGAATGGCCATTCAAACATGATCTGACTGCCCTACCCACTGAGCCTAGACTGGCCATTAGGAATCACAGGTTTTAATTGCAGTTCAGCCATCAACACAGGACACAAGGTATTGACCGGCTCTGCCTCATTCCCGGTGAGAAATGCACccagaaagtaactaataaaagGTGAAAAGCATTTTGTCTAGATAAATTCTAATGTTAATGGCTCCGCTCTACAGGTTTGTGTGAAGTGAGATGAGTTACACAATTGTTCCTCTAATGTGTGTTCTAATTGTTTTCATTGGGTTACGGGCTAATCGGAACCACCTACAGCCACTGCTTTAATGTGGATGCAGTTCAGAGACTAGAGACACCACAACCTCCATGACAGTGTCAAATTTTCATCCACTACGCCACGACAAACAGAACGTTCACTGTGATACATTTAAACAGTGGTTCTGGCAGTTCACTGGTCATCAGATATTAAGCCCTTTCATCCTTTTAAGAAACTCTGGTTCATATGGTCACACTCATATGACTATGTGGAaaattcctatttaaaaaaaagtacaacagaaacaaaacccagcaGAGAGTAAACCATGTTAATTTATTGGCATAGTCAATTTATCAACAAGGGTAGTTTTGTCCCCAGGAGGTGAGGTTGATTTCAATCTGCTATAACAGGTACCCACATGTCTTCACCTTGACGATTCAGCAGTTCATGCTTCAGTCAGGGCCtaggcagaaaagagaaaatgcaacAGTTGCTAGTCTGCAGTGCCTTCTTCACATCCACCATCATCGAGAGAGCCTGCCTGCAGGCACACAGCCTGCAACAGGCACACCCTGGAGTTAATCACTTCTACTGTGACAGCTCTGTCCTATAGCCTCCTGCCCTCATGCTGGCGGACTGGGGTCCTCCTTGTTGCAAGACATTAAGACAGGGGCCACACTTTGTTTTCAGGAGCCAGACATGCCTTGCTGACCCCGAGGCTCCCACAAAGTCAGGAGTCAGCCACAGACGGGCACAGTGTGACTGAAGGTGAGATGTTCTCAGCTCCCTGTGGAGAAGGAACAGCCCAACATAAATGAAGTTTTATAGGTCCAAAATCTGAGACGAGACAGACCCAAGAAAAGGGGCTCAGTTCAACACATGCActccttggttataataaaatatttgtaactcAAGATGAAAATGGAAAGTGCTCAGGGGAGAGAGTTTCAATCAGGCACACTGCTCCCAGCACAGGCTTTGGAGCACGAATGTCATGGGCTGTGCTGCTGCGGGCTCACACatttcaaaagcaaaagcaaatgaAATCTGAAGAACATCGCTCTGAAAACCTGCCTCGCTTATCTTTGAAATAACAATGTAAATAAAGTAGCTGGGAGATCAAATCAGTCTGGAGCACCACAGTCTGAACTCATGACTGTGCAGAACCGCTTCATCATGGCAGAGGACTGCAACTTCACATTCCCAACACCTCTGCACAGGTAAAATGAGCCAGGCTCTCTGAAAGCATAAGGAACTCAGCACAACAGGGCTCATCCAGGGCGAGCAGCCCTTCCTGTTTAATGAAATGGCAAGACCCTGCTTGCAGGTGTGCCCGGATGTTCAGGAAGAAGGGATGTGTGAGGGCAGCAGCAGCCATGGGGGAAGGAGCATGCAGAGAACGGCCATTTCTCAGGCGCCTGACCCGTTACATAACTCCAACagcaattaaaattatttgattttgTGCAGATAGATGAACCAGGTTTAATTAAAATAAGGTGGTTCTCTATCCGAGGATTGCTAACTGCACTGAAAATCAATGTGCCAATTATTCTGCTTGTCAGGGCCGCACAGGGGCTCTTTCATCATGTCAGGCGATGTCTAAGACCTGTACACTCCAAATCATCGCTGCAGTAACCAGTGTCCAAAGCCACCAACTGGGAGGCCGAGTCTCAAACTAAAGTGAGTTTTGGTAAGCTCTCAAAACTTGAAGAGGCAACCCCTAACAAAGCAGGGACTCACCGGCTACTCCTTCTTCACTTTCACGATCTTTATGCTGCTGCCGGAAGTCTTCTCCGCGTTTGCTTTGAACTCGGTCTTCAGGGCATCCCTCACTGCTTTTGCACAGATCTGGGAGAACCGGATGTAGCTAGCAAAGTGAGAGAGGATACGAGGCTTATTACCAACAGCTAGACGGAGGTGTCATGATGTGTGCTATCTTGGATTTCTTCCCATACTCTTAGTTTTGGCTGGTTACTCATTATGGCAAAATTGGATTGAAAACTGGGAAATACCAAAAAATAATCTCTACAAAGGAGACAATCAGAAATGTGCCCCCAGATTAGCTGGTATTTGACTTAGAGATTCTAAGTTTTCTTCTTGGCACTGTATCttttcatattaatttaaaatgaaggatttttttctaaaaatcccACAGTGTAGAAAACAGAGCAAAATGTGAATAGCTTTCACATGAACGATTCCCCAGCTCATTTctgtatttaaattgttttagttACATTATTCTTACAGCATATATgctgtaatatatattatattttatatatatatataaattagaaagaaatctaatttataagaaatataaataatatattatatatataaattagaaagaaaaattttgaattaAAACTGCTTTTTATGGTCAATTATCTAAAGGCATTCTTGAAAATATTAGATTTTGCCTCTTGCCTGTCACTGAAAATACCTCCTAACCAAGGTTTCCAAGCTGAACTAGAAGTTCTCAGAGAACATCAACTAGCAAAGGGGCTCACGGGCAGCTTCCCGTTTGGCAGACGGACTTCGTCTGTCAACACCTTTCTCTTCCAAAATAGTACTTTTCACTTTTCACACTTTCTGCAATCAGGGATGGGTGGTGGCTGTGTCTCCTGCTTTAGGATTTACTTGAGGGGCTCAGGAGCAAAGGGCTTGACCTTCCCTCTCCTTGTGCACCTGCAAagcaacagaataaaaataatacctGGCCTGCGAGGGGCTGGGAGTAGGAAAGCGAGGTGTGCAGGTGTATGGATGCCATGGGAGCTGGCTTTCCATGTGGCACTTACTACGGGCCTACCATCCTTTCCTTCTACAAAACCTTGCTCGACCTGTCTGGGCCCTGGGCCACTCACTTGTGGCAGGGCCTTGAGTATGACTCTCTGGAAGGAGACTATCAAGGTGTACTACCTGGAGCAGGGAAACCAAGTGCCACACCTAGACCCACAGCCCCATCACAGATGGTGGGTGCTAACACGGGCGATGCAGAGCTCTCCACAGTTTAGGGGGCTTTCACTTTTCTTCACGACTGGGAGAGGTCACTGTGGTCACGACTCGTGTGCCCCTCCTGTGCAGGTGAGGAGGACTCAGGCCAGCGTGGCCAGCCCTAGGGTGCTGTGCACGTGGCCTTCGCAGCGACCATGCAGGTACCGCAGGCTTCCTCCCTGGAGGAGCGGCTACCTCAGTTTGGGGCCCGTGACCCCGTGACCCCGCGGCATGCCTTGTCCACGGCGACGCCATCTTGGCGGGTGGCCGCGTGGCTCGGCCGTCGCGCCGGCCTGCTGTGGCGGGCCTCCCCAACGCTGCCCGGGCATACCTGAGTCCAGCCTGCCGCCAGTACGCCACCATGGTGTCGCGAGCGGGGCGTGTCGGGCAGAACCGCTGGGTCGCTTCAGAGTCGCCTCAGCCGGGACCGGCCACAGGAAGGTCAGGCCGCTTGAATAGCGGAAGGGGTGGGGCGCGGACCCGCCAGTCACTGCCTCACCCCGCCCTTGTCAGGGTCGGGAGCCAATAGGGGCACCGGGCGCGCACGCCCATTGGCCGAGCGGCTTCCGGAAACCGC
This genomic interval carries:
- the Atp5f1e gene encoding ATP synthase subunit epsilon, mitochondrial; protein product: MVAYWRQAGLSYIRFSQICAKAVRDALKTEFKANAEKTSGSSIKIVKVKKE